The DNA window TGTAGGTGATTATAAGTTTCCTGGTGGCGGAGTAGAGAAACAGGAAGATGATTCAGAAGCATTAAGAAGAGAAATTAAAGAAGAATGTGGACTAGTGTTATCAGAAATTAAAGAGAAAGTAATAAGAATTACTGAAATGAGTCAATCTAGAGAATCAGAAACAACACTATTTAAGATGATTTCAGAGTATTATGTATGTACAGTAAAAACTGAATATGTCAGACAGCAACTTGATGAATATGAAGAGGAATTAGGATTTATACCGATTTGGATTACCTTAGAAAAGGCAATTGAACAAAATAAACAAATGCTTAAATCATCAAATGGTAAAAGACCATCTTGGCTGGAAAGAGAAATATGGGTAATGGAAACAATGAAAGATAGAGAATTCACCTAGCAATCGCATCAACGCTGACTGGCAAAGATTCGCTGCTTTACGCCTAGGGTTAATGCCAGCTGGTTATGCGAGGCGTTCAGCAGAAATTGAAAAGGCTCCCCTTGACAAGTGTACCAAATTTGGTACAATACAGTGTTGTATGAGTATTGGTGATATAAGGCTTGATGTTGTCTTCTTTCGGACTGACTCTGGAACAGAGCCTGTCAGGAAATGGCTGAAATCTCTATCTATCTCGCACAAGAAGATCATTGGGGAGGATATCAAGACTGTGTAGTTCAGTTGGCCACTTGGCATGCCGTTTGTGAGGAAGATTGAGCCGTACCTGTGGGAAGTGCGCACCAATGTTCCGGACGGAATCGCACGCACCCTATTCACTGTTGATGGCAACATGATGATCCTTCTGCATGGTTTTACAAAGAAGACCAGAAAAATATCTCAGAAGGAACTTCAAATAGTTAGATCCAGGCTAAAGCAATATCAGGAGGCAGGATCATGAAGAACAAACATATTGGAAGCAGTTTCGATGATTTCTTGAAGGAAGAAGAGCTTCTTGTTGAAACCGAGGCTACCGCAGCCAAGCGCGTTCTTGCATACCAGATTCAGAAAGAAATGGCTGAACAACACATCTCCAAGAGTGATCTTGCTCGACGTATGCGCTCCAGCCGATCCTCACTGGAGCGTCTTCTTGATCCCGAGAATCCTTCAGTAACACTTCTCACTCTTGAAAACGTTGCCATTGCGCTGGGTAAAAGACTCAAGATACAAATCGGATGACTGCCTAACTGCATCAACCAGAAACAGACACTATCTTAACTTCGATGACAACCAAACTGACGTTAGGTCGCCAGCTCAGTTATCAATAGTGCAGGTCAACTCTACATTCTCCGATAGAACAGAAAAGGAAATAATTGTCTGAAAAATAAAAGGATCTCACAGAACATCGTATTATCTCAAGTATCTTAATCATTCGAAATACAAAAGTTATTCTTGATTCTGATCTTGTTGAACTGTATGGAGTTGAAACACGCCACTTAAATGAGCAAGTCAGACTCAACCTTTCCAAGTTCCGCGATGACTTCATGTTCCAGTTATCCAAGGAAGAATTCGAAATCTTGAAGTCGCAAATTGAGACATCAAGTCCTAACTGGAGTGGTCGCAGAAAACCACCACTCATATTTACCGAGCGTGGTGCATTATAGGCTGCAAATATTCTGAACTCAGAACAGGCAAGTAGAATGAGTGTCCAACGGCATTCTCATCCGGAAGACAATATGACTAGACGTTGATCGAGAGCGGGCACCACGTCTCAAGCAGCATCTATTATTGCAGGCTGAGAGTACCCGGACAGAACCTGGTGCAATCCATTGTAATGATCGAATAGGTTAGCCCGGCCTTGAACCTCAGATCAGTTGAAATCAGTTGTTTTTATCGATCCCCAGGTGACAGGCATAAGAGCAGTGCCTGTTATTTCTATATTAAGCTCTGTAATCCAGTAATCGTCAGAAGTATCCTTGTAGCTCCAGAAGAACGTATCTCTGATCGAGGAGTAGGTCAATCCGATTGAACCCTCACAAGGAAGAGGGCAAGAGACAAATCCAAGGCTGGTCAGGGATAAACCATCAAAACTGTAGAAATAGAAATAGTGTGAATCGTAAGAGGTCACCACAAGGCCCATATCAGAACCGTATGGGAAGGTGGTAAGACCACTGGGACATTCCGAGCCCAGTTCCGGTATTTCGTGGAACTGAACCCCCGAACCATCGGTGTTGAAACTCACGATTTTGTTCGGCAGGAAATCGTAGGTTTCCCATATTCTGGACCCGTCGAAATCCATTCCATGTCCGTATTTTCCAGCAGGATTATCCATGAAATACCATCCTGATGTACCCCGCCAGTATATGTAACTCTCAGTAAAATCATTTAGATAACGGTTACCCGCGCCATCCACGCAGACGCCCCACGGGTGCGGATCAGTTGCATAATTCAGGGAAATCCCCGAAATCATGTTCCCGTTATCCGGATTACAGATGTACAGCATATTATCAAGGTTACTCACGAATAGGAGATTGCTGGAATCGCTCGAAAAATCGAGCCCCAGAATATGCTGCGAATAGTAACAGCTGAAAGTATTGAGAACAGTTATTGTGATGTCATCGTTTTCAAACTTGCGAGAATCATCGGAACTACCGGATTGCATGAAACCGTCGCTGTTATAATCCGCAAATACCGAAATGGGTAGAAGCATAATAAAAAGAAGCATTATTGTTCTCATGTTATAATTTCCCTCATTGTTAAGGTTAATAATAATATTGCATATATTAATGTATCATATTGTCTTGTAGAGCCCGTAGCCTATTACCATTTATTACAGATGTCAAGAAATCGCGGCTGCTAACCTGAGGCGTTCCGCCGCTTCTTCGGGAGTGATGTCCCGCTGGTGTTCGGCAAGCATTTCGTAGCCCACCATATACTTGCGAACAGTAGCCGATCGCAGAAGAGGGGGATAGAAATGTGCGTGAAGGTGCCATGCTTTAATATTCCTCGGGTTTGCAGGCGCTATATGCCATCCGAAACTGAAAGGCATCGATGTTTTGAAAAGGTTGTCGTACGCCAGGAGAAGCCGTTTCCATATTACCGCTAGAGAATTCTTCTGTTCGTTATCAAGATATGTAAGAGATGCCGAATGATGTTTAGGTAAAAGCATCGTTTCGAATGGCCATTCGGCCCAGTAGGGCACAAGAACAACCCAATGGTTGTTTTCAAGGACGATACGTTCACGCTCAGCAAGCTCGTGCCTCTGAACGTCGCAAAGGAGACATGTTCCGTTATCGCGCAGGTACTCCGCCTGGTGATAATCCTCGGAATCGATTTCACCCGGAACGGACCCTGCTGCCCATATCTGACCGTGCGGATGCGGGTTGCTGCAGCCCATCATGAGCCCGCGGTTTTCGAATATCTGTACGTAACTGATATCGATAAAATCCATCAGTTCATCTATCTGATCCACCCAGGTATCGATGATGGCATGAAGTGATGCGTCATCCAGGTCGGCAGCGGAGATATTGTGAATCGATGAATAGCAGATAACCCTGCAGATGCCGGTTTCCATCATACCCTGTTTCCATGGCGGAGTGTTCTCGAATGAATCGTCTCCGTTGTATACCAGGGCGGGAAAATCGTTGTCGAACACGAATACCCCGTCGTAGGGTGGATTACGTTCTCCATTTGCTCGAAGGTTGCCCGGACAGAGGTAGCAGTCGGGATCGAATTCCGGTAGCGATATTCTGCTTTCAATTGCTTCAACGCTTCCGCTCCATGGTCTTACGGAACGATTCGGTGAAACCAGTATCCATCTTCCGGTAAAAGGATTTCGCCTTCGGTGAGGTCTCTCGTAATTCATTACGGCTTCCATTCCCGGGACATTATGCCGTCGATACTCGAAACCTGAATTGCTGTTCCGTCTCGACCGGTTCTCTTCCTGTAACCGGATAGAATTACGTCAATGAATTTCTCGCTCATACTCTTTTTCACAAGATTGACCGTACACCCTCCGAATCCTCCACCTGTCATTCTTGCGGCAATACAGCCTGGCGCAAGCCATGCCGCTTCAACCATGCTGTCCAGCTCGGGGCAGGTAACCTCGAAATCGTTCTGTAAACTTATGTGGGATTCCTTGAAAAGACGATCGATACTTTCTTCATCCGATTCCCGAAGCGCCTTTGCGGCTTCGGATACTCTAAGGTTTTCCGAGATCACGTGCCGGCACCGGCGAAGAAGGACATCATTGCTGCCGGTGGTCTTCTCCAGCAGGCCAAGATCACGGTAGGACACATCACGTAACGAGGTGAATTTTCTTCCTGCCTGCCTGTACAGCTCAGTTATCTCCGCACACTGGATCCGTCTTTTGGAGTATTCCGAAAAAGCGAGATCGTGCCTTACTCCAGTATCCATCACTACGAGCGACCAGTCAGCGGGAATCGGTATGTGATCAATTTGAAGTGATCGGCAATCGATTAGAAGAGCGTTGCCCTTGTGCGAGAGGAGTATTGAGAGCTGATCCATAATTCCGCATTCCACACCGGCATAATCATGTTCTGATTTCTGGATTGTTCGAGCGAACTCAAGCGGCTGGAGTTCAATACTGTTCAATTCAGCGGTAATAGAACCAAGGCCTGCAGCGAAGGCTGCAGAGCTGCTCAACCCTCCTCCAACCGGCAGATCGTTTTCTACAAGAATATCCATTCCGGCACGTTCATCCGCGTTCGTAAGAACCGCTCGTATTACGCCTTCCGCGAACCGCTTCCATCCTGACAATGAACGGTTCATTTCATCCTCATGGGAAAACCGGTGCTGTTCTCCGAATGCGGTTGAATAGACTGTAATCCATCTGTCCGGGCGGATTCGTCCGGTAACATGGACGTATCGGTTTACGGCAACCGGAAGGACAAAACCGTTGTTATAATCGGTATGTTCACCGATAAGATTAACGCGTCCGGGAACCTTCGCGCCTATAGGTACCGTTCCCTTACCGAAAATCCTATCGAAATTGTTACAATTCCCAACTGGCATATTACGTATTTTCATGAATTCGGGATATTTTCCGATATCCATACTATCATTCCGCCCTGTCGTCTGTTGTTCCACAGGCAGTAAGGAATCGCTTTGATTTCCACCGGCATGGTTTCGGTTACAGAGGGTCTGTACAGCTGATCTACCCATCCATCTATATTCCTGATGCGAGCGGTGCCTGTAATCACTGTGCACCCTCCAAGGAGTGTTTCATCATATTCAGCCTTGAATTCGGCTAACGAATCCAGACGGATGTCGTTCAGGTCCGGTGTATTGTCCTCCTCTTCGAGGCAATATACGATTGGACCTCTCGTGATTGCGATCTTCCCGCAGTTGCCGCGCACTTCAGGATGAGCCTCGATCTTCCGAACAGGCATGGGTAGAGTGAGATTCAGTGTATCTTCTTTTCTCCACAATCTGCTAATCTCCGCATAACCATTGATTACTTGAAGCTGTTTAATTTCCTTTCCGTTGAGTTCCACGGAAGCGTTCTCACACCATCCCGGAATCCTTAGAAACAACGAAATTTCAATAGGTTCTTCAGGTTCAACGGCCATAGTAACCGTTTCCTTCCAGGGGTAATCCGTTTCCTGCCGGATTTTCACCCGTACCCCTGAAATCTCAATCTCCGCTGTGCCTCCAACATACAGATGAATATAAATACTGTCGCTGCCGCTTGCGTAAACATATAGACCGAAGGACGAAAGAACGCGCATTATGTTAGTAGGACAGCAGGAGCAATTGAACCATTCCTGCCGGGAGAACCTGTAATTATTTTCCAGACCTGATTGCGCAAGAGCGTGTCCGGGACGAACTTCCAGAGGGTTGGTGTAGAAGAAGCGTGTGCCATCAAGAGAGACCCCGCTGAGAACACAGTTATACAGGCTTCTTTCCATTACATCGGCATATTCAGCATTCGGTTTCTCATCAATATGCAACATCCTGTGAGCCCAGAAGACAAGGCCGATAGCGGCGCATGTCTCAGCGTAGGCAGTCTCGTTGGGCAGATCGTAATCGGCGGTGAAGCTTTCACCCCGCTCAGTTGATCCGACCCCTCCAGTTATATACATCCTCTTCCCAGTCACATTCCTCCAGAGAGTCCGGCATGTTTTAGCCAGTTCGTTATCATCTGTCCGGGCAGCGACATCAGCCATTCCGCTGTAAAGATACATTGCCCTCACGGCATGTCCTACAGCCTCTTTCTGCTCACGGACGGGCAGATGAGCCTGCCAGTATTCGTAATCCTCTGCCGGATCTTCACTCCGGTACTTAGATTCCAGATCGTAGTAATGCGGTCTTGTACCCCGCTGGTTCAGGAAGAAATCAGCAAGTTGAAGGTACCTGTTCTCACCCGTTACATCGAACAACTTAACAAGGGCCAGTTCCAGCTCCTCATGGCCGGGGTATCCGCGCTTCTGCCCTTCTCCGTTGCCGAATACGGAATCTATACAGTCCGCATACCTTTTAACGATATTGAGGAATCTGTCATCTCCGGTTGCGGAGAAATGCATTACCGCCGCTTCTATAAGATGACCCGCGCAGTACAGCTCGTGCCTGTCCCGCAGGTTGGTCCATCGGTTCTCAGGTTCTAGCATAGTGAAATAACTGTTAAGGTAACCGTCCGGCTGCTGGGCTTTTTCCATTAAAGTGATTACGCCTTCGAGATTCTCTTTCAGTTCGGTGTCCGGATGGAGATGAAGAGTACATGCCGCGGCTTCCATCCATTTTGCTACATCCGAATCCCAGAAAATGTGCGGTCTGCATGGATCCCCCTCCTTCCAGTCGAGTTTCCATGCGTCCAGACGTCCTGTTTCCCTGCACTTCTCATATCCGAGAGGAATGGTCACCAATCTGTTCGTTTCCATCCTTGGCGTCCAGAACCTGTCGTCAACTGACACCATGCGGAATGGAACCGGAGCGATACTTCCTGACTTCATTTTAGAATTTACCTCAAATCCTTATTAAATATCGTTATAACACTCATGATGTTAACTCCCAACATAGATTGTGAATCCATCGGGAATACTCCTTCGCAACCGGCAGCAGCACTCCCGCTGCAAAATAAAAGGATCCGTAAACTCTAGAATTCCACAGATTTGATATTGCTCATAATACGCGATGTCAAGCAAGATAGCTATCCTGATTCATTATTCTTTAAATGAGAATGAATCCGGGTTAGATTTTTCCAGGTAAATGAGCAGGCTTTACTCCAATATAATCATTTATTATTACTATATTAAATATATATTGATAATATTGCTAAAATGCAGAATCTGATTTCGAAAAGGAGTTAATATGCTCGGGTTATTGCTGGGAATTCTGATATCCACAACAGGCATCGATATGAATTCATCGGAGATGCACAGTAGTAATTTTGAGGATGGGACTTCTCCTTACCTGGAAAACACTGAGAGTAATATTCTCAAAGGAGATTCCCTCAATGTAAGATTCGTGGGCAACTGGCCTTTTGGCGCATCCAGGGCGATTACTCTTGATGAAACAAGAGAGCTTGCATTCTGTGGCTCTGGTGGAGGTGTGTATCTGCTTGATGTTTCAACACCTTCATCGCCACAATCTGTATCGGACATACATACCAGAGGAGTAGTCGAGGGTCTTTTCTACAATTCCGCGGACTCGGTTCTGTTTATCGCAGTAGGTGATACGGGATTTGAAATATGGTCTGTATCGAACCCGTCTAATCCGGTAAAGCTCGGTTATTATGATACACCGAACTGGACATATTCTGTAGCCGTCTCCGGCTCGTACGCTTACGTTGCGGACGATGATGACGGCCTCCGCGTCATCGATATTTCTAACCCGGCATCACCGTACGAGATTGGCCATTGCAATACACCGGGCAATACTCGTTGTGTGGTGCTTTCAGGATCGTACGCTTACGTTGCTGATCTTGGAGAAGGCCTCCGCGTCATCGATATTTCTAACCCGGCATCACCGTTTGAGGCAGGCTGCTACAATACGCAGGAATACTCTTACGGTCTGGCGGTATATGGTTCATATGCCTACATCGCGGACGGTAACGGTGGTCTCCGGGTGATTGATATATCTGACCCACTGACACCTGATGAAATCGGATATTGCGATACACCGGGTTATGCCTTGAGTGTATCAGTCTCCGGGTCGTACGCTTACGTCGCGGATTATGGCGAAGGTCTTCGTGTAATCGATATATCCACTCCATCATCACCGGCTGAGACAGGTTATTTAAGTACACCGAACAACGCTCGAGGTGTAGCGGTATCAGGCTTGTATACGTACGTTGTTGCCGGGGATGCCGGACTCAGAATTATTGATGTATCAAATCCGTCATCACCGGGTGAAGTAAGCCATTTTAATACACCGGACGAAGCTTATGATTTAGTTTTATCCGGCTCATACGCTTATATCGCGGATGACGACTGCGGACTCCGTATAATCGATGTATCTGATCCAGCATCACCCGTAGAGCTTGGCTATTGCGATACACCGGGCTACACTATGGGTGTAGATGTTTCTGACACATGCGCTTATCTTGCAGATGGATACGATGGGCTCAGGGTGATCAATGTATCCGATCCTTCATCACCGTATGAGCTCAGTTGCGTGGATACACCGGACTTCGCTTTCAATGTAATGGTTTCCGGATCATACGCTTATGTCGCGGATGCGGGTGGCGGGTTAAGAATTATTGACATATCCGATCCATCTTCACCCTTTGAGGTAAGTCACGTTAATCTAACACACTATGCTCATGATGTAGTTATCTCCGGTTCGTACGCCTATATCGCGAATGGAGAGCGTGGACTCAGAGTGATTAATATATCCGATCCATTATCGCCTTATCAGATCGGAGGCTGTGACACTCCGGATTACGCTTACTCTGTAGATGTTTCCGGCTCTTACGCCTATATCGCAGATAAATCCGGCGGGCTCAGGATAATTGATGTATCTCTTCCGTACTCACCTTCCGAGGCGAGTTGTTGCAGTACACCCTACAGCGCACGTGATGTAACCGTATCCGGCATATACGCTTACGTAGCTGATGGATTTGGCGGGCTCAGGGTAATCGATATATCTAATCCGTTATCGCCTTACGAGTTCGGACACTACATCACAGCGTACTTCTCTCACGGTGTAACGGCATCCGGATCGTACATTTACGTCGCGGATGAAGATGCCGGACTTCAGATATACGAGAATCTGTATACCGAAATTGAAGAAGAGCCAGAATCACTTCTGCCTGTGGAAAGCCTTTTCTTTCAAAACGTGCCGAATCCATTCAGGGAGAATACTCTGATCAGCTATCGGTTATCTGCTATCGGTGAGGTCTCGCTGAAGATTTATGACGCATCAGGCAGGCTTGTCAGTACACTCGTTGACGATCAGGTTGGATCGGCTCAGAACAGCGCAGTATTCAATGGGGGTTCACTGCAGCCTGGTATCTATTTCGCGAGGCTGCAGTCTGGCGATTACAAATCAACAAGAATGCTCGTATTGATACGATAAGTGAATACATCGAATTTTCTATGGTTATATAGATCCTCTCAATGACCGGAGAAGAAATCCAGTCCAGCTCTCTTCATGACTTCTATGTAATCCTCGTTGGATAAATGCATTTCAGCAGCAGAATAGTGAAGGCCAAAAATGAATTAAGGACTATTTGTCCATATGAACGTCAAGCTGAGGATAGGGTATTGAGATATTCTCGGCATCAAATGTCTTCTTTATACTCTCGTTCGTATCGTAGAACACGTTCCAGTAATCCTCATTCTTCACCCATGCCCGTACGGTGAAATTCACGCTGCTGTCAGCCATTTCAAGCAGCCCGACAAATGGCGCGGGGTCCTTGAGTATTCTCTCATCCTCTGACAGTATCTTCAGCAGTATTTCCTTTACCTTATCAACATCATCTTCGTAGCTTACACCTGCGACAATATCGACTCTTCTGGTCTCCTTTGCGGAGTAATTGGTTATGGTATCGCTCATTACCCTGGAGTTGGGTACGATTATCAGTTTGTTATCGACAGTTTTGATAGTTGTTGTGAATATCCCTATCTCCTCTACGATACCGCTGCAGCCCCCCGCATTGACGAAATCTCCCCCCTTGAAAGGTTTGAAGATTATCATCAGTACACCTGACGAGAAATTGGATAGAGATCCCTGCAGAGCAAGGCCTATGGCCAGTCCCGCGGCGCCCAGGACTGCAATGAATGATGCTGTCTGAATGCCCAGTTTAGAAAGGGCTGCAATAACGACGAATGCAAGAATCGCAGCGTAAACGATACTGCTGACAAATCCTATCAGAGTTGTATCAACTTCCCTCTTCCGCATTATTTTACGGATGAGTTTTCTTATAACATTGGCAATGAACTTCCCTGCGATAAGGATAGCTGCTGCGGCCAGTACATTCAATCCGTACATCGCTACAATTTCCTTTACCTGCATCCATATTTCCGCCATTATGGTTCCTTTCAATTCATTTCAATAAATCAACAATTAACACTATCGGATAAGTAGAACCTTTTTCGTCTCTATTATATTTCCTTGAGACAATCTGCAGTAGTAGATACCGGAAGTCATTGCATTTCCAGAATTATCACTCCCATCCCAGATTATGGAATGATCACCAGCGTATTGATCTTCGTTGACAAGTGTTCGTACCTGCCGTCCCATCAGATCATAAATATTCAGCGATACAAGGGAACTGTATGCAATTTGATATTCAATAATCGTTTGCTGATGAAAGGGGTTGGGAAAATTCTGTAATAGAACTGCGCCTGCAAGGGTAAAAATGTCTTCATCATCAATCTGCAATAAATCTGAATCCTGAAAAACCAGGAACGAAGATTCGGTGGTAACAAATAAGTGATTATCAAACACAGCTACATTGTAACAGCACCCCGGTATTGGATATTCTTCCAGATAAATAGGAGCTGCAGGTTCAGTAATATCAACTTTAAGTAAGTTGTAGTCAGCTATATAGGCATAACCTTCCTTAACACAAATACCTGTCGCATTTGTAACTTCATCGTATGTGCTTACTACTGTTGGATTATTGATATCTTCTACGTTTACTATTTGCATACACTGATCACATACGAGATACAACAGGTTGTCCTGCACCACAATATCCCTGGTATAGTTACAGGCGGTCGTTATGGAAGTTACAAGATATGGATTTAAGCAATCACTCACATCCACTATCCATAGAGTATTAGCGCCATCTCCGGCAATAAATGCGTATCCGTTGTTAACGCAGATTCTAAGCGCGTTGTCACTGAGGGTTAATGAACCTTCCGGTATAGGATTCAATGGATCCTGCAAATTTAATATTTTAAGATATTCATTATCCAGAATGTATACTAAAGTATCGCATGCGAATATATCCTTGGCAGAAGAATCGTACTCCCCGGCAAGTTGAGGCAAATCAGGGTTATTAACATCTATAGTAATAAGTGTATATATCGAGCTAATATAATCCTGCATGTAAGCGTAACCGTATCTGATATCCAGGTTATTGGGCATTGCCCATAGATCCATCGAGTAT is part of the Candidatus Aegiribacteria sp. genome and encodes:
- a CDS encoding helix-turn-helix domain-containing protein, translated to MKNKHIGSSFDDFLKEEELLVETEATAAKRVLAYQIQKEMAEQHISKSDLARRMRSSRSSLERLLDPENPSVTLLTLENVAIALGKRLKIQIG
- a CDS encoding T9SS type A sorting domain-containing protein, giving the protein MLGLLLGILISTTGIDMNSSEMHSSNFEDGTSPYLENTESNILKGDSLNVRFVGNWPFGASRAITLDETRELAFCGSGGGVYLLDVSTPSSPQSVSDIHTRGVVEGLFYNSADSVLFIAVGDTGFEIWSVSNPSNPVKLGYYDTPNWTYSVAVSGSYAYVADDDDGLRVIDISNPASPYEIGHCNTPGNTRCVVLSGSYAYVADLGEGLRVIDISNPASPFEAGCYNTQEYSYGLAVYGSYAYIADGNGGLRVIDISDPLTPDEIGYCDTPGYALSVSVSGSYAYVADYGEGLRVIDISTPSSPAETGYLSTPNNARGVAVSGLYTYVVAGDAGLRIIDVSNPSSPGEVSHFNTPDEAYDLVLSGSYAYIADDDCGLRIIDVSDPASPVELGYCDTPGYTMGVDVSDTCAYLADGYDGLRVINVSDPSSPYELSCVDTPDFAFNVMVSGSYAYVADAGGGLRIIDISDPSSPFEVSHVNLTHYAHDVVISGSYAYIANGERGLRVINISDPLSPYQIGGCDTPDYAYSVDVSGSYAYIADKSGGLRIIDVSLPYSPSEASCCSTPYSARDVTVSGIYAYVADGFGGLRVIDISNPLSPYEFGHYITAYFSHGVTASGSYIYVADEDAGLQIYENLYTEIEEEPESLLPVESLFFQNVPNPFRENTLISYRLSAIGEVSLKIYDASGRLVSTLVDDQVGSAQNSAVFNGGSLQPGIYFARLQSGDYKSTRMLVLIR
- a CDS encoding NUDIX domain-containing protein, which gives rise to MIEHSIIHYKEGQIFNAEVYRKAVRAIIRRKEEILLIHSTNVGDYKFPGGGVEKQEDDSEALRREIKEECGLVLSEIKEKVIRITEMSQSRESETTLFKMISEYYVCTVKTEYVRQQLDEYEEELGFIPIWITLEKAIEQNKQMLKSSNGKRPSWLEREIWVMETMKDREFT
- a CDS encoding glycoside hydrolase family 127 protein — its product is MKSGSIAPVPFRMVSVDDRFWTPRMETNRLVTIPLGYEKCRETGRLDAWKLDWKEGDPCRPHIFWDSDVAKWMEAAACTLHLHPDTELKENLEGVITLMEKAQQPDGYLNSYFTMLEPENRWTNLRDRHELYCAGHLIEAAVMHFSATGDDRFLNIVKRYADCIDSVFGNGEGQKRGYPGHEELELALVKLFDVTGENRYLQLADFFLNQRGTRPHYYDLESKYRSEDPAEDYEYWQAHLPVREQKEAVGHAVRAMYLYSGMADVAARTDDNELAKTCRTLWRNVTGKRMYITGGVGSTERGESFTADYDLPNETAYAETCAAIGLVFWAHRMLHIDEKPNAEYADVMERSLYNCVLSGVSLDGTRFFYTNPLEVRPGHALAQSGLENNYRFSRQEWFNCSCCPTNIMRVLSSFGLYVYASGSDSIYIHLYVGGTAEIEISGVRVKIRQETDYPWKETVTMAVEPEEPIEISLFLRIPGWCENASVELNGKEIKQLQVINGYAEISRLWRKEDTLNLTLPMPVRKIEAHPEVRGNCGKIAITRGPIVYCLEEEDNTPDLNDIRLDSLAEFKAEYDETLLGGCTVITGTARIRNIDGWVDQLYRPSVTETMPVEIKAIPYCLWNNRRQGGMIVWISENIPNS
- a CDS encoding mechanosensitive ion channel; the protein is MAEIWMQVKEIVAMYGLNVLAAAAILIAGKFIANVIRKLIRKIMRKREVDTTLIGFVSSIVYAAILAFVVIAALSKLGIQTASFIAVLGAAGLAIGLALQGSLSNFSSGVLMIIFKPFKGGDFVNAGGCSGIVEEIGIFTTTIKTVDNKLIIVPNSRVMSDTITNYSAKETRRVDIVAGVSYEDDVDKVKEILLKILSEDERILKDPAPFVGLLEMADSSVNFTVRAWVKNEDYWNVFYDTNESIKKTFDAENISIPYPQLDVHMDK
- the galK gene encoding galactokinase — encoded protein: MDIGKYPEFMKIRNMPVGNCNNFDRIFGKGTVPIGAKVPGRVNLIGEHTDYNNGFVLPVAVNRYVHVTGRIRPDRWITVYSTAFGEQHRFSHEDEMNRSLSGWKRFAEGVIRAVLTNADERAGMDILVENDLPVGGGLSSSAAFAAGLGSITAELNSIELQPLEFARTIQKSEHDYAGVECGIMDQLSILLSHKGNALLIDCRSLQIDHIPIPADWSLVVMDTGVRHDLAFSEYSKRRIQCAEITELYRQAGRKFTSLRDVSYRDLGLLEKTTGSNDVLLRRCRHVISENLRVSEAAKALRESDEESIDRLFKESHISLQNDFEVTCPELDSMVEAAWLAPGCIAARMTGGGFGGCTVNLVKKSMSEKFIDVILSGYRKRTGRDGTAIQVSSIDGIMSREWKP
- a CDS encoding ORF6N domain-containing protein; this translates as MISSILIIRNTKVILDSDLVELYGVETRHLNEQVRLNLSKFRDDFMFQLSKEEFEILKSQIETSSPNWSGRRKPPLIFTERGAL
- a CDS encoding UDP-glucose--hexose-1-phosphate uridylyltransferase; the protein is MEAVMNYERPHRRRNPFTGRWILVSPNRSVRPWSGSVEAIESRISLPEFDPDCYLCPGNLRANGERNPPYDGVFVFDNDFPALVYNGDDSFENTPPWKQGMMETGICRVICYSSIHNISAADLDDASLHAIIDTWVDQIDELMDFIDISYVQIFENRGLMMGCSNPHPHGQIWAAGSVPGEIDSEDYHQAEYLRDNGTCLLCDVQRHELAERERIVLENNHWVVLVPYWAEWPFETMLLPKHHSASLTYLDNEQKNSLAVIWKRLLLAYDNLFKTSMPFSFGWHIAPANPRNIKAWHLHAHFYPPLLRSATVRKYMVGYEMLAEHQRDITPEEAAERLRLAAAIS